The following are encoded together in the Mesoterricola sediminis genome:
- a CDS encoding elongation factor G, protein MSKPPSAPRVAAIVGPYMSGKTTLLESLLHAAGAIPRKGTVKEGNTVGDAAPEARARQMSVEASVAATTYLDETWTFIDCPGSVEFSQESANALMVADAAVVVVEADPTRAPMAAPILKFLDDHGIPHTIFLNKVDNLTDPGKIAETLRALQPMSPHPLVLREYPIHAGSFITGYEDLSLERAFKANPGHPSEQIPIPDTIKDEAMIARQEMLEAISSLDDALMEKLLEEQVPTREEVYATLTKGFKGDQIVPVLLGSADKDLGVRRLLKLLRHEAPEAGETARRLGIVPGKDAVVQVWKTVYGQHVGKQSLARVWSGEVSEGMTFSAGRPSSITKPFGAKQEKVLKAGPGEIVALGRMEGVKTGAVLAVGNPPEIAWPAPMQAMTALAVKCAKSGDEVKLSTAIQRLLDEDPSFALEQNAETQERVIWGQGEIHLKVALDRIRRWGVEVTSSQPTIPYRETIRKPIKQHGRYKHQSGGHGAFGDVHIEFKPLARGEGLKFSDTIVGGVVPKQYIPAVENGFLEFAKQGPLGFPMVDVEAVLFFGSFHTVDSSEMAFKAATRVAMVEGLPQCNPVLLEPIVEIHISVPSEHTSKAQKIITSHRAGQILGFDAKAGWEGWDVVDGYLPQSELQGIIVELRSQTQGVGSFTWAFHHLQELEGRDADKVVEARKKALAEA, encoded by the coding sequence GTGTCAAAGCCCCCCTCAGCACCCCGGGTCGCGGCCATCGTCGGGCCGTACATGTCCGGAAAGACCACCCTTCTTGAATCCCTGCTCCACGCCGCCGGCGCCATCCCCCGCAAGGGGACGGTGAAGGAGGGCAACACCGTGGGCGATGCAGCCCCCGAGGCCCGCGCCCGGCAGATGAGCGTCGAGGCCTCGGTCGCCGCCACCACCTACCTGGACGAGACCTGGACCTTCATCGATTGCCCCGGCTCCGTCGAGTTCAGCCAGGAATCCGCCAACGCCCTGATGGTGGCCGACGCCGCCGTCGTCGTGGTGGAGGCCGACCCGACCCGCGCGCCCATGGCCGCCCCCATCCTCAAGTTCCTGGACGACCACGGCATTCCCCACACCATCTTCCTCAACAAGGTGGACAACCTCACGGACCCCGGCAAGATCGCGGAGACCCTGCGCGCGCTGCAGCCCATGAGCCCCCACCCCCTCGTCCTGCGCGAGTACCCGATCCACGCCGGCTCCTTCATCACCGGCTACGAGGACCTCAGCCTGGAGCGCGCCTTCAAGGCCAACCCCGGCCACCCCTCCGAGCAGATCCCCATCCCCGACACCATCAAGGACGAGGCGATGATCGCCCGCCAGGAGATGCTCGAGGCCATCAGCTCCCTGGACGACGCCCTCATGGAGAAGCTCCTGGAGGAGCAGGTCCCCACCCGCGAGGAGGTCTACGCGACCCTCACCAAGGGCTTCAAGGGCGACCAGATCGTCCCCGTCCTCCTGGGCTCCGCCGACAAGGACCTCGGCGTCCGCCGCCTCCTCAAGCTCCTCCGCCACGAGGCCCCCGAGGCCGGCGAGACCGCCCGGCGCCTGGGCATCGTCCCCGGCAAGGACGCGGTGGTGCAGGTGTGGAAGACCGTCTACGGCCAGCACGTGGGCAAGCAGAGCCTGGCCCGCGTCTGGAGCGGCGAGGTGTCGGAAGGCATGACGTTCTCCGCCGGCCGCCCCAGCAGCATCACCAAGCCCTTCGGCGCGAAGCAGGAGAAGGTCCTCAAGGCAGGCCCCGGCGAGATCGTGGCCCTGGGCCGCATGGAGGGCGTGAAGACCGGGGCCGTCCTGGCCGTGGGCAACCCGCCGGAGATCGCCTGGCCCGCCCCCATGCAGGCCATGACCGCCCTGGCCGTGAAGTGCGCCAAGAGCGGCGACGAGGTGAAGCTCTCCACCGCCATCCAGCGCCTCCTGGACGAGGATCCCTCCTTCGCCCTCGAGCAGAACGCCGAGACCCAGGAGCGCGTGATCTGGGGCCAGGGCGAGATCCACCTCAAGGTGGCCCTGGACCGCATCCGCCGCTGGGGCGTGGAGGTGACCTCCTCCCAGCCGACGATCCCCTACCGCGAGACCATCCGCAAGCCCATCAAGCAGCACGGCCGCTACAAGCACCAGTCCGGCGGCCACGGCGCCTTCGGCGACGTCCACATCGAGTTCAAGCCCCTCGCCCGCGGCGAGGGCCTGAAGTTCAGCGACACCATCGTGGGCGGCGTCGTGCCCAAGCAGTACATCCCCGCCGTGGAGAACGGCTTCCTCGAATTCGCCAAGCAGGGCCCGCTCGGGTTCCCCATGGTCGACGTCGAGGCGGTGCTCTTCTTCGGCAGCTTCCACACCGTCGACTCCTCCGAAATGGCCTTCAAGGCCGCCACCCGCGTGGCCATGGTCGAGGGCCTGCCCCAGTGCAACCCGGTCCTCCTCGAGCCCATCGTGGAGATCCACATCTCCGTGCCCTCCGAGCACACCAGCAAGGCCCAGAAGATCATCACCAGCCACCGCGCCGGCCAGATCCTGGGCTTCGACGCCAAGGCCGGCTGGGAAGGCTGGGACGTGGTGGACGGCTACCTGCCCCAGTCCGAGCTGCAGGGCATCATCGTCGAACTGCGCAGCCAGACCCAGGGCGTCGGCTCCTTCACCTGGGCGTTCCACCACCTCCAGGAACTGGAAGGCCGGGACGCCGACAAGGTGGTCGAGGCCCGCAAGAAGGCCCTGGCTGAAGCCTAG
- a CDS encoding HEAT repeat domain-containing protein translates to MKDFQELVQRLSLALKSLTMYTGAHPRARAAVAGATEYLQAWLADAPSVHLAASNGRMFLDGQPFEGQSVHMAGFARLLTERQISGLILTRGLTEEELERTLGLLILKPSRIEEKGGALRAMAELGLTHVEIGQVQYREVREGELEEAEHAPAIKPVTIGLGAAPLGAEARTGAGAPQPSMDALRTLVDHWRQAFRNVLESGPRPADRAGADTPFRASTGIALDVAGGGGSGRFPAPSGTEGPGGTGPGPLEGSGWGSDGSGSAGPGAGGSAAGDAGLGGPGLGGPGAGGPGLGGPGAGGSGLGGPGLGGPGAGGPGAGGPGAGGPGAGEGGEGSGGWGATAPEPLPDARIEGLPPQPADLSVLGATLAGAGIGEGFPEPQALDALRKAMHELPAGVLLSVVEGMDTLPRSPGGLRLAFSALSPEAFARATASLLARGAGQDQRWPNLRDRLHGILHDGAAGPAASLLGALEQELRSRGLGLENIRELVALLEWDNMTVDDQVRALETRGNLWALTHHQRLAFLRRLLDEGRVTTYRQVQAQVIQGLEAPDVHRREAAARTLAGVANWLGVPGLPHEAEEDLVQGLGGHFLRESSLQVHKATVEALGITMWELIARGEPGRAHTLVDALARPLAGGGDPMRLEALAWLKARLGQPEALARVFELLHTANPETLLTELIPYLEAVGAPAARALVAVLGVEEDRKRRVRLVEVIRGLGHLALPAMHEALESDKWFLVRNTLNILTDLGDASALRPAEACLSHPDGRVRRAAVRTVWKLGGANAVPALLAAFGQADAETLLEIMFAFGQIRAATAIPLLGQFALDGRMPEKLRARAAETLGLIGEPKAQAVLEDLLRRKGRIFTTAEPTEVRLGAAKGLLSLGTPQALGALRAFVEREPRSADRPLLQQVLEQARP, encoded by the coding sequence ATGAAGGACTTCCAAGAGCTCGTCCAGCGTCTGTCCCTCGCCCTCAAGTCCCTCACCATGTACACGGGGGCCCATCCCAGGGCCCGGGCGGCCGTCGCCGGGGCGACGGAGTACCTGCAGGCATGGCTGGCGGACGCCCCTTCCGTCCATTTGGCCGCCTCCAATGGCCGCATGTTCCTGGATGGCCAGCCCTTCGAGGGCCAGAGCGTGCACATGGCCGGGTTCGCCCGGCTCCTGACGGAACGGCAGATCAGCGGCCTCATCCTCACCCGGGGCCTCACCGAGGAGGAACTGGAGCGGACCCTGGGCCTGCTCATCCTCAAGCCCAGCCGCATCGAGGAGAAGGGCGGCGCCCTCCGCGCCATGGCCGAACTGGGCCTCACCCACGTGGAGATCGGCCAGGTCCAGTACCGGGAGGTGCGGGAGGGCGAACTGGAGGAGGCCGAGCACGCCCCCGCCATCAAGCCCGTGACCATCGGGCTCGGGGCCGCACCCCTCGGGGCCGAGGCCCGGACCGGCGCCGGAGCCCCCCAGCCGTCCATGGACGCCCTCCGGACCCTGGTGGACCATTGGCGGCAGGCCTTCCGCAACGTCCTCGAAAGCGGCCCCAGGCCCGCCGACCGCGCCGGTGCCGACACCCCCTTCCGGGCCAGCACCGGCATCGCCCTCGATGTCGCCGGGGGCGGGGGCAGCGGCCGGTTCCCCGCGCCCTCCGGCACGGAGGGACCCGGCGGGACCGGGCCGGGCCCCCTGGAAGGAAGCGGCTGGGGTTCCGACGGTTCCGGGTCGGCCGGCCCCGGCGCGGGCGGTTCCGCCGCGGGCGATGCAGGCCTCGGCGGTCCCGGCCTGGGCGGCCCCGGCGCGGGCGGTCCCGGTCTGGGCGGTCCCGGCGCGGGCGGTTCCGGCCTGGGCGGCCCCGGTCTGGGCGGTCCCGGCGCGGGCGGTCCCGGCGCGGGCGGTCCCGGCGCGGGCGGTCCCGGCGCGGGCGAAGGCGGCGAAGGCTCCGGCGGCTGGGGGGCGACGGCCCCCGAACCGTTGCCCGACGCGCGGATCGAAGGGCTGCCACCCCAGCCGGCGGACCTCTCCGTCCTGGGCGCCACCCTGGCCGGCGCGGGCATCGGCGAGGGCTTCCCGGAGCCCCAGGCCCTCGACGCGCTCCGGAAGGCGATGCACGAACTCCCCGCGGGCGTGCTGCTCTCGGTGGTGGAGGGCATGGACACCCTGCCCCGGAGCCCCGGCGGGCTCCGGTTGGCCTTCTCGGCCCTGTCGCCCGAAGCCTTCGCGCGCGCCACGGCCTCCCTCCTGGCCAGGGGCGCCGGCCAGGACCAGCGCTGGCCCAACCTGCGGGACCGCCTCCACGGCATCCTCCACGACGGGGCCGCGGGCCCGGCGGCGAGCCTCCTGGGCGCCCTCGAGCAGGAGCTGCGGAGCCGCGGCCTGGGCCTGGAGAACATCCGGGAACTGGTGGCCCTCCTGGAATGGGACAACATGACGGTGGACGACCAGGTCCGGGCGCTGGAGACCCGGGGCAACCTGTGGGCCCTGACCCACCACCAGCGCCTCGCCTTCCTCCGGCGCCTCCTGGACGAGGGCCGGGTCACCACGTACCGCCAGGTCCAGGCCCAGGTCATCCAGGGGCTGGAAGCCCCCGACGTCCACCGCCGGGAGGCCGCCGCCCGCACCCTGGCGGGGGTGGCCAACTGGCTGGGGGTCCCCGGCCTGCCCCACGAGGCCGAGGAGGACCTGGTCCAGGGCCTGGGCGGCCATTTCCTGCGGGAATCCAGCCTCCAGGTCCACAAGGCCACGGTGGAGGCCCTGGGCATCACGATGTGGGAGCTGATCGCCCGCGGCGAGCCTGGGCGGGCCCACACCCTGGTGGATGCCCTGGCCCGGCCCCTGGCCGGCGGCGGCGATCCCATGCGCCTGGAGGCCCTCGCATGGCTGAAGGCCCGGCTCGGCCAGCCCGAGGCCCTCGCCCGGGTCTTCGAGCTGCTCCACACCGCCAATCCCGAGACCCTCCTCACGGAGCTGATCCCCTACCTCGAAGCCGTGGGCGCGCCCGCGGCGCGGGCCCTCGTGGCGGTGCTGGGCGTGGAGGAGGACCGCAAGCGCCGGGTCCGCCTCGTGGAGGTCATCCGCGGCCTGGGCCATCTCGCCCTCCCGGCCATGCACGAGGCCCTGGAATCGGACAAGTGGTTCCTCGTGCGGAACACCCTGAACATCCTCACCGACCTGGGGGACGCCAGCGCCCTCCGGCCCGCCGAGGCCTGCCTCTCCCACCCCGACGGGCGGGTTCGGCGGGCGGCAGTCCGGACCGTTTGGAAGCTGGGCGGCGCGAACGCCGTTCCCGCCCTCCTGGCCGCCTTTGGCCAGGCGGACGCGGAAACACTCCTGGAGATCATGTTCGCCTTCGGCCAGATCCGCGCCGCCACCGCCATCCCCCTCCTGGGCCAGTTCGCCCTGGACGGCCGCATGCCCGAGAAGCTCCGGGCCCGGGCGGCCGAGACCCTGGGGCTCATCGGCGAACCGAAGGCCCAGGCGGTCCTTGAGGACCTCCTCCGCCGGAAGGGCCGCATCTTCACCACGGCCGAACCCACCGAGGTGCGCCTGGGCGCCGCCAAGGGCCTCCTGTCCCTGGGCACCCCCCAGGCCCTCGGCGCCCTCCGGGCCTTCGTGGAGCGGGAGCCCCGCAGCGCGGACCGCCCCCTCCTCCAGCAGGTCCTGGAACAGGCCCGGCCGTGA
- a CDS encoding SRPBCC family protein, translated as MTLWRAEHTLDTSAEPGEVWRRLSEVSCWSEWEPGVQWAELRGPFASGTQGRLKLRGEGARTFRLARVEDQTTFTALVRLPLAEIRHIHAQAASAMGTRVTHRIEISGPLSWFFGLTRGRRLREGLAPGLRRLARLASAQD; from the coding sequence ATGACCCTGTGGCGAGCCGAGCACACCCTGGACACGTCCGCCGAACCCGGCGAGGTCTGGCGGAGGCTCTCCGAGGTGTCCTGCTGGTCCGAATGGGAACCCGGGGTGCAGTGGGCCGAACTGCGGGGCCCCTTCGCCTCCGGCACCCAGGGCCGTCTCAAGCTCCGGGGCGAGGGCGCCCGCACCTTCCGCCTGGCCCGGGTGGAGGACCAGACGACCTTCACCGCCCTGGTCCGCCTCCCCCTGGCGGAGATCCGGCACATCCATGCCCAGGCGGCTTCGGCCATGGGCACCCGGGTGACCCACCGCATCGAGATCTCCGGCCCCCTGTCCTGGTTCTTCGGGCTCACCCGGGGCCGCCGCCTCCGGGAAGGCCTGGCCCCCGGCCTGCGACGCCTGGCCCGCCTGGCCAGCGCCCAGGACTGA
- a CDS encoding MFS transporter: protein MQPSKRAQTAIFFTVFVDLLGFGIVIPILPLYAKSLASHPSGWMTWVNQALNLVDPGAAWAGVALVSFSISQFIATPILGRISDLVGRRPVLWISLMGTCLAYLLMAFTGRFEWVLAARVLEGITGGNISVAQAAMADASRPEDRSKALGMIGAAFGLGFVLGPALAGILSGSVRGQAMLAQHGWHLPFFVASGMSLLASLLVLIWVPETLEASARVHARKVQSRGHALAHVLRRPGMARILLIAFLAMTGFSMMEGTYSLLCNERFLFGQREVGYIFVYVGILIVLYQGGLVRVVAKRVPERVAQLAGLALMTLALPLIPYAPWEAPFLLVMIPLAWGSGMNTTATSALASQLTPADEQGGLFGVLSAMSGMGRIVGPLIGTLSFARWGYAAPYWIAAGLVAIGLLLAAGLLKPPAQMPEEDPI from the coding sequence ATGCAGCCATCAAAGCGGGCCCAAACGGCCATTTTCTTCACCGTATTCGTCGATCTGCTGGGTTTCGGGATCGTCATCCCCATCCTGCCCCTCTATGCCAAGTCGCTGGCCTCCCACCCCTCGGGCTGGATGACCTGGGTCAACCAGGCCCTGAACCTGGTGGACCCCGGCGCCGCGTGGGCGGGGGTGGCCCTGGTCTCCTTCTCCATCAGCCAGTTCATCGCCACGCCGATCCTCGGGCGCATTTCCGACCTGGTGGGACGCAGGCCGGTGCTGTGGATCTCCCTCATGGGCACGTGCCTGGCCTACCTCCTCATGGCGTTCACGGGGCGGTTCGAGTGGGTCCTGGCGGCCCGCGTCCTGGAGGGCATCACGGGCGGGAACATCTCCGTGGCCCAGGCGGCCATGGCCGACGCCTCCCGCCCCGAGGACCGCTCCAAGGCCCTGGGCATGATCGGCGCGGCCTTCGGCCTGGGCTTCGTCCTGGGTCCCGCCCTGGCCGGCATCCTGTCCGGGTCCGTCCGCGGCCAGGCCATGCTGGCCCAGCACGGCTGGCACCTGCCCTTCTTCGTGGCCTCGGGCATGAGCCTCCTGGCCTCCCTCCTCGTCCTCATCTGGGTCCCCGAGACCCTGGAGGCCTCCGCCCGGGTCCACGCCCGCAAGGTCCAGAGCCGCGGCCACGCCCTGGCCCACGTGCTGCGCCGGCCCGGCATGGCCCGCATCCTCCTGATCGCCTTCCTCGCCATGACCGGCTTCTCCATGATGGAGGGGACCTACAGCCTGCTCTGCAACGAGCGCTTCCTCTTCGGCCAGCGCGAGGTGGGCTACATCTTCGTCTACGTCGGCATCCTCATCGTCCTCTACCAGGGCGGCCTGGTGCGGGTCGTGGCCAAGCGCGTCCCCGAGCGGGTGGCGCAGCTGGCCGGCCTCGCCCTGATGACCCTCGCCCTGCCCCTGATCCCCTACGCCCCCTGGGAGGCGCCCTTCCTGCTGGTGATGATCCCGCTGGCCTGGGGCTCGGGCATGAACACCACCGCCACCTCGGCCCTGGCCAGCCAGCTCACCCCCGCGGATGAGCAGGGCGGCCTTTTCGGCGTGCTCAGCGCCATGAGCGGCATGGGACGCATCGTCGGCCCCCTGATCGGCACCCTCAGCTTCGCCCGCTGGGGCTACGCGGCTCCGTACTGGATCGCCGCTGGCCTTGTCGCCATCGGTCTGCTCCTGGCCGCCGGCCTGCTGAAGCCCCCCGCGCAGATGCCCGAGGAAGATCCCATCTGA
- a CDS encoding HAD family hydrolase, translated as MGLICFDLFGTLVDPLRAMEHCLGRTCAELGLDVPARADVARFIGHPPRELVASLPGLAPARVDEAFARYWAHVEADGIAKQREYEGIPLMLTRLKRQGHSLYLVTVQPTKFARRVLHEFDLLLCFEAVCGTTPQAPQARKADVLAQLRTQGVALDGGYMVGDRGDDMTAGRGAGLIPVGVTYGYGGPAELKAAGAEHLFNSPAELDAWFRTRYPGAEIRDAFSLSE; from the coding sequence ATGGGTTTGATCTGTTTCGATCTCTTCGGCACCCTGGTCGATCCCCTCAGGGCGATGGAGCACTGCCTGGGCAGGACCTGCGCCGAGCTGGGCCTGGACGTCCCCGCCCGCGCCGACGTGGCCCGGTTCATCGGCCACCCCCCCCGCGAACTGGTCGCCAGCCTCCCCGGCCTGGCGCCGGCCCGGGTGGACGAAGCCTTCGCCCGCTACTGGGCCCATGTGGAGGCGGACGGCATCGCCAAGCAGCGGGAGTACGAGGGCATCCCCCTCATGCTCACCCGGCTGAAGCGCCAGGGGCACAGCCTCTACCTCGTGACCGTCCAGCCCACGAAGTTCGCGCGCCGCGTGCTCCACGAGTTCGACCTCCTCCTCTGCTTCGAGGCCGTCTGCGGGACCACGCCCCAGGCGCCCCAGGCCCGGAAGGCCGACGTGCTGGCCCAGCTCCGCACCCAGGGCGTGGCGCTGGACGGGGGCTACATGGTGGGCGACCGGGGCGACGACATGACGGCCGGCCGCGGCGCCGGCCTCATTCCCGTGGGCGTCACCTACGGGTACGGCGGCCCCGCGGAGCTGAAGGCGGCGGGGGCCGAGCACCTCTTCAACAGCCCCGCGGAGCTGGACGCCTGGTTCCGGACCCGCTACCCCGGCGCGGAGATCCGCGACGCCTTCTCACTGAGCGAATGA
- the hutH gene encoding histidine ammonia-lyase codes for MIQLTGNDLDARALARIAAGAPVALDEAALARVAENRAVIQRILDEGRTVYGINTGFGQFATVVIPPSQLAQLQLNLVRSHAAGVGEPLPQDQTRALMAARINCLLKAHSGIRPEPIRLLAECLNRGVLPVVPSQGSVGASGDLAPLAHMALLLVGEGLAWEGDRHVPGGEALARAGLTPITLEPKEGLALINGTQLITALGNLAAARLMDLIPLADEVAALSLEALRGTRAPYDPRIHKARPHPGQIEVAARMLEILGPTSEIAESHRDCHRVQDAYSLRCIPQVHGVARDALRFAGEILQRELNSATDNPMIFTDTQESRSGGNFHGQYPAFACDLLAIAACDLASISERRQERLVNPAYSDLPAFLTREGGLESGFMMAHVTSAALVSEMKLLAHPACVDTIPTSAGKEDHVSMGPIAARKLWKAVDALEQVLALEARMALEGVRILGMAPAEGLRPLLERLDRACPPWHDRPMYAEISGTADALREHVRQSLA; via the coding sequence ATGATCCAACTCACAGGAAACGACCTGGACGCCCGCGCCCTGGCCAGGATCGCCGCGGGCGCGCCCGTGGCCCTGGACGAGGCCGCCCTGGCCCGCGTCGCGGAGAACCGCGCCGTGATCCAGCGCATCCTCGACGAGGGGCGCACCGTCTACGGCATCAACACCGGCTTCGGCCAGTTCGCCACCGTCGTCATCCCCCCCTCCCAGCTGGCCCAGCTCCAGCTCAACCTGGTCCGCAGCCACGCCGCCGGCGTGGGCGAGCCCCTCCCCCAGGACCAGACCCGGGCCCTCATGGCGGCCCGCATCAACTGCCTGCTCAAGGCCCATTCGGGCATCCGGCCCGAGCCCATCCGGCTCCTGGCGGAATGCCTGAACCGCGGCGTGCTCCCCGTCGTCCCCAGCCAGGGCAGCGTCGGCGCCTCCGGCGACCTGGCCCCCCTGGCCCACATGGCCCTGCTCCTGGTGGGCGAAGGCCTGGCCTGGGAGGGCGACCGGCACGTCCCCGGCGGGGAGGCCCTGGCCCGCGCCGGCCTGACCCCCATCACCCTGGAGCCCAAGGAGGGCCTCGCCCTCATCAACGGCACCCAGCTCATCACCGCCCTGGGCAACCTGGCCGCGGCCCGCCTCATGGACCTGATCCCCCTGGCGGACGAGGTCGCCGCCCTCTCCCTGGAGGCCCTCCGCGGCACCCGGGCCCCCTACGACCCCCGCATCCACAAGGCCCGGCCCCACCCCGGCCAGATCGAGGTGGCCGCGCGGATGCTGGAGATCCTCGGCCCCACCAGCGAGATCGCCGAGAGCCACCGGGACTGCCACCGGGTGCAGGACGCCTACAGCCTCAGGTGCATCCCCCAGGTCCACGGCGTGGCCCGGGACGCCCTGCGCTTCGCGGGGGAGATCCTCCAGCGCGAGCTGAACAGCGCCACCGACAACCCGATGATCTTCACCGACACCCAGGAGAGCCGGAGCGGCGGGAACTTCCACGGCCAGTACCCCGCCTTCGCCTGCGACCTCCTCGCCATCGCCGCCTGCGACCTGGCCAGCATCTCGGAGCGGCGCCAGGAGCGCCTGGTGAACCCCGCCTACTCCGACCTGCCGGCCTTCCTAACCCGGGAGGGCGGCCTGGAGTCCGGCTTCATGATGGCCCACGTCACCTCCGCCGCCCTCGTGTCCGAGATGAAGCTCCTGGCGCACCCCGCCTGCGTGGACACCATCCCCACCAGCGCCGGGAAGGAGGACCACGTGAGCATGGGCCCCATCGCCGCGCGCAAGCTCTGGAAGGCCGTGGACGCCCTGGAGCAGGTGCTGGCCCTGGAGGCCCGCATGGCCCTGGAAGGCGTCCGGATCCTGGGCATGGCCCCCGCCGAGGGCCTGCGCCCCCTGCTGGAGCGCCTGGACCGCGCCTGCCCCCCCTGGCACGACCGGCCGATGTACGCCGAGATTTCCGGAACCGCTGACGCCCTCAGGGAGCATGTGCGACAATCCCTGGCATGA
- a CDS encoding HD domain-containing protein has product MIPWRQRCEEALKAWTEADALRFWRVAHAGPEGERPLFDYRFEHTFAAVKLARWLAPRVGADLQVVECAAWLHDCRKRLNAPEAKDHHAQDASAAVADILAGTDFPPEKIPAVRHAIEHHVGLRLTRRLEPLETACLWDADKLSKLGAASLVHFTCIAPGFRPTDTAAILERGLRWVDLARGIADSMNTDPGREEALRRLAFLEAHYDQLRREWSDPMEPAAP; this is encoded by the coding sequence ATGATCCCCTGGCGGCAGCGGTGCGAGGAGGCCCTCAAGGCATGGACGGAGGCCGACGCCCTCCGGTTCTGGCGTGTGGCCCACGCCGGACCGGAGGGTGAGCGCCCCCTTTTCGACTACCGGTTCGAGCACACCTTCGCCGCGGTGAAGCTCGCGCGCTGGCTGGCCCCCCGCGTGGGGGCCGACCTGCAGGTGGTGGAGTGCGCGGCCTGGCTCCACGACTGCCGCAAGCGCCTCAACGCCCCCGAGGCCAAGGATCACCATGCCCAGGACGCCAGCGCCGCCGTGGCGGACATCCTGGCCGGCACGGACTTCCCCCCGGAGAAGATCCCGGCGGTGCGGCACGCCATCGAGCACCACGTGGGCCTCCGGCTCACCCGGCGCCTCGAACCCCTGGAGACGGCCTGCCTCTGGGATGCGGACAAGCTCAGCAAGCTGGGGGCCGCCAGCCTGGTCCACTTCACCTGCATCGCGCCGGGCTTCCGCCCCACGGACACCGCCGCGATCCTGGAGCGGGGCCTCCGCTGGGTGGACCTGGCGCGGGGCATCGCGGACAGCATGAACACCGACCCGGGCCGGGAGGAGGCGCTGCGCCGCCTCGCCTTCCTGGAGGCCCACTATGACCAGCTCCGCCGCGAGTGGAGCGATCCCATGGAGCCCGCCGCGCCATGA
- a CDS encoding inorganic diphosphatase — protein sequence MSLHMIGPGKLSPNVVNAVVEIPYGSRVKYEIDHVTSLVKVDRVLYSPLHYPAEYGFIPHTLAPDGDPCDILVLIVGATYPGTIIEARPIGILRMSDDKGQDDKILSVALTDPNYMHVQNLADLPPHLLREVEHFFLTYKNLEAKDVVSRGWQGKEEALEFIEECIQAYRH from the coding sequence ATGTCGTTGCACATGATCGGACCCGGGAAACTCTCGCCCAACGTGGTGAACGCCGTCGTCGAGATTCCCTACGGGTCCCGCGTGAAGTATGAGATCGATCATGTGACCAGCCTCGTGAAGGTCGACCGCGTCCTCTATTCGCCCCTGCACTACCCCGCCGAGTACGGCTTCATCCCCCACACCCTGGCCCCCGACGGCGACCCCTGCGACATCCTCGTCCTCATCGTGGGCGCCACCTATCCCGGGACCATCATCGAGGCCCGGCCCATCGGCATCCTGCGCATGTCCGACGACAAGGGCCAGGACGACAAGATCCTGAGCGTCGCCCTCACCGATCCCAACTACATGCACGTGCAGAACCTGGCCGATCTGCCGCCCCACCTGCTGCGCGAGGTGGAGCACTTCTTCCTGACCTACAAGAACCTCGAGGCGAAAGATGTCGTCAGCCGGGGGTGGCAGGGGAAGGAAGAAGCCCTAGAGTTCATCGAGGAGTGCATCCAGGCCTACCGGCACTAG
- a CDS encoding ATP-binding protein, with the protein MSVLPEPQQLMEAFAAFTQASEQLQQKYESLQGQLQQLGNELQTVLETVPYAIWVLGVHGELRFTNRNRGLDGVFLDGPAPWEPQAPEGLRRFRTQDGEDRFMEQENRPTDTGQIITLRDVTEAHLKAQQATREERLQAMGLMAAELAHEIRNPLGSLSLFAGMLVEDLAHMPAQAELAQHIQASVERLNTLVANTLTFSRDIVPKARPFALAEFWEEIRKASGLPEDVGWENRIPARASWTADPDLLRQVGVNLVQNSLRALEGREAPRLVLRAAQETLEGRAHWRLTLEDNGCGIAAEALARIFDPFYTTFGGGTGLGLAVSHRILMAHSGLMNIESRQGQGTKVHLRLPAGL; encoded by the coding sequence GTGAGCGTCCTGCCCGAGCCCCAGCAGCTGATGGAGGCCTTCGCGGCCTTCACCCAGGCTTCGGAGCAGCTCCAGCAGAAGTACGAGTCGCTCCAGGGCCAGCTCCAGCAGCTGGGCAACGAGCTCCAGACCGTCCTGGAGACGGTGCCCTACGCCATCTGGGTGCTGGGGGTCCACGGGGAGCTGCGGTTCACCAACCGCAACCGCGGCCTGGACGGCGTCTTCCTGGACGGCCCCGCCCCCTGGGAGCCCCAGGCCCCCGAGGGCCTGCGGCGCTTCCGCACCCAGGACGGCGAGGACCGGTTCATGGAGCAGGAGAACCGCCCCACCGACACCGGCCAGATCATCACCCTCCGGGACGTCACCGAGGCCCACCTCAAGGCCCAGCAGGCCACCCGGGAGGAGCGCCTCCAGGCCATGGGCCTCATGGCGGCGGAACTGGCCCACGAGATCCGGAACCCCCTGGGCAGCCTGAGCCTCTTCGCGGGCATGCTGGTGGAGGACCTGGCCCACATGCCGGCGCAGGCCGAGCTGGCCCAGCACATCCAGGCCAGCGTGGAGCGCCTGAACACCCTGGTGGCCAACACCCTGACCTTCTCCCGCGACATTGTGCCCAAGGCCCGGCCCTTCGCGCTGGCGGAGTTCTGGGAGGAGATCCGCAAGGCCAGCGGCCTGCCCGAGGACGTCGGATGGGAGAACCGCATCCCCGCCCGGGCCTCCTGGACGGCCGACCCCGACCTGCTCCGCCAGGTGGGGGTGAACCTCGTGCAGAACAGCCTGCGGGCCCTGGAGGGGCGGGAGGCCCCCCGCCTCGTGCTCCGCGCCGCCCAGGAGACCCTGGAGGGCCGCGCCCACTGGCGGCTCACCCTGGAGGACAACGGCTGCGGCATCGCGGCCGAGGCCCTGGCCCGGATCTTCGACCCGTTCTACACCACGTTCGGGGGCGGCACGGGCCTGGGCCTGGCGGTCAGCCATCGCATCCTGATGGCTCATTCGGGGCTCATGAACATCGAAAGCCGCCAGGGCCAGGGAACCAAGGTCCACCTGCGCCTCCCCGCCGGTCTCTGA